A window from Candidatus Micrarchaeota archaeon encodes these proteins:
- a CDS encoding PQQ-binding-like beta-propeller repeat protein, translated as MDGNVYFVDWNGDVYSANIVNGSSNWAVNLGYPISSTPEIVNGIIYIGLSPNLQTEVFALSQKDGHTIWNTKIKTTSKQIWSSPIFYNGLIYIGVTGDNPNDTESNASIVGGIYALNASNGNLVWNFNTMISNTGGDGVWSSVVVDPTLGSIYFGTGNPYISANNPYKKNSSGLLYSYSIISLNATNGKLNWYYQAYNSFQAGGDFDFGSTPNLFTITSNGITYNVIGLGNKDGSYYILNRVNGKFINKFSISNGTEDGIIGLAGFIYLSETQVNPELFIPSQYSSKNGSYGGVVEALYPSNGSIKWKFFTNGNLEGSVSIIPGAVIFGDNTGNLYVVSILNGTQLFHTTFVRNIVGGITPADGYLFVPTAFGSQGEAGLYEFSIQQGNKEIQHNQGIIAKIITFIIEFFKSL; from the coding sequence ATGGACGGTAATGTTTATTTCGTAGATTGGAATGGTGATGTATACTCTGCAAATATTGTTAACGGATCTTCTAATTGGGCAGTAAATTTAGGCTATCCAATTTCTTCTACTCCTGAAATAGTAAATGGTATAATTTATATAGGACTAAGCCCCAATTTACAGACAGAAGTATTTGCACTTTCCCAAAAAGATGGCCATACTATATGGAATACAAAAATTAAAACAACTTCAAAACAAATCTGGTCTTCCCCAATATTTTATAACGGTTTGATTTATATCGGAGTAACTGGTGATAATCCAAATGATACAGAGTCTAATGCTTCAATAGTTGGTGGTATATATGCACTTAATGCATCTAATGGGAATTTAGTTTGGAATTTTAATACCATGATTAGTAATACAGGTGGCGATGGAGTTTGGAGTTCAGTTGTTGTTGATCCCACTTTAGGATCCATATATTTTGGTACTGGCAATCCATATATTAGTGCTAATAACCCATATAAGAAAAATAGTTCCGGTTTGTTATATAGCTATTCTATAATATCATTAAATGCAACTAATGGAAAACTAAATTGGTATTATCAAGCTTATAATTCATTTCAGGCTGGAGGAGATTTTGATTTTGGTTCTACACCTAATTTATTCACAATTACATCAAATGGCATAACTTATAACGTAATTGGATTAGGAAATAAAGATGGAAGTTACTATATTTTAAATAGAGTCAATGGTAAATTTATTAATAAATTTTCTATAAGTAACGGTACTGAAGATGGTATAATAGGGTTGGCAGGGTTTATTTATTTATCAGAAACACAAGTAAATCCGGAGTTATTTATACCATCACAATATTCTAGTAAAAATGGATCTTATGGAGGAGTTGTTGAAGCACTTTATCCATCTAATGGTTCTATTAAATGGAAATTTTTTACCAATGGAAATTTAGAAGGATCGGTTTCGATTATTCCTGGAGCAGTAATTTTTGGAGATAATACTGGAAATCTATATGTTGTATCGATATTGAACGGAACGCAATTATTTCATACAACATTTGTTAGAAATATAGTGGGTGGTATAACACCTGCTGATGGTTATTTATTTGTACCAACTGCTTTTGGTTCTCAAGGTGAAGCAGGACTTTATGAATTTTCAATTCAACAAGGTAATAAAGAAATACAACATAATCAAGGAATAATTGCTAAAATTATAACTTTTATTATTGAATTTTTCAAAAGTTTATAA